The following proteins are encoded in a genomic region of Liolophura sinensis isolate JHLJ2023 chromosome 5, CUHK_Ljap_v2, whole genome shotgun sequence:
- the LOC135465942 gene encoding LOW QUALITY PROTEIN: probable G-protein coupled receptor B0563.6 (The sequence of the model RefSeq protein was modified relative to this genomic sequence to represent the inferred CDS: inserted 3 bases in 3 codons) — translation MEIPTNYSLSINLSQSLDTSGYNLIEERQVIALREIYNIVIPTVCVFGFVGNILNVFVFSWKRHQRIMDEIERCTTTCXVALALSDMMFCLCAFPXAFMSENCFSRSQFMLYYNALSVGVIDFFILTSTMLTVITAIMRYLAICHPFQSSRFVSMKSTISSLIIVCLLALIVSLPKLLALQDGARTVTRGMSFCTTXNHLLDSKMFENAYRLIWAIVGNFIPLAVLLYCNVRLIVALRQSKQLRIYHSRDHDTYSAAHRRITITLVTIIIFFLMLVAPSEISKFVLQMQAGPGKNYTFQKVSLITNMLQSINFSVNFILYYVIIAPFRRALHEFCCFKKRDCNTSKNSKNYCSTKSSTKHTVLLMAVRENGMVASQAT, via the exons ATGGAGATTCCAACTAACTACAGCCTGTCAATCAATCTAAGTCAGAGCCTGGATACTTCTGGATATAACCTGATAGAAGAAAGACAAGTAATCGCACTGAGAGAAATCTATAATATTGTCATTCCGACAGTGTGCGTTTTTGGATTTGTGGGAAATATTCtcaatgtgtttgtgttttcctggAAAAGACACCAACGGATTATGGATGAAATAGAGCGTTGCACGACAACAT TCGTGGCTTTGGCGCTGTCTGATATGATGTTCTGCCTGTGCGCTTTTC GCGCCTTCATGTCAGAGAACTGTTTTAGTCGTTCTCAGTTCATGTTGTACTACAACGCCCTCAGTGTCGGAGTGATTGACTTCTTTATTCTCACCAGTACAATGCTGACCGTCATCACTGCCATTATGCGCTACTTGGCTATCTGTCACCCTTTTCAGTCCAGTCGTTTCGTCTCGATGAAGTCCACTATTTCCTCACTGATTATTGTCTGCCTCCTCGCACTGATTGTGAGCTTACCCAAGCTTCTGGCGCTACAGGATGGAGCAAGGACTGTGACCAGGGGCATGTCGTTTTGCACCA TGAATCACCTGCTTGACTCAAAGATGTTTGAAAATGCTTATCGTCTCATCTGGGCTATTGTGGGAAACTTCATCCCATTGGCTGTGCTGTTGTACTGTAACGTCAGACTAATTGTGGCGCTGCGACAAAGTAAACAACTGAGAATATACCACAGTCGAGACCACGACACCTATTCTGCTGCACACCGCAGAATAACCATTACTTTAGTGACCATAATCATATTCTTCCTGATGCTCGTCGCCCCGTCAGAAATCTCCAAGTTTGTCCTGCAAATGCAAGCAGGACCTGGAAAAAATTACACATTCCAGAAAGTCTCTTTGATCACCAACATGTTGCAGTCCATCAACTTTTCAGTCAACTTTATCCTTTATTATGTCATCATCGCACCCTTCCGCAGAGCCTTACACGAGTTCTGCTGCTTCAAAAAGCGAGACTGCAACACCAGCAAGAACTCTAAGAACTACTGCTCCACCAAGAGCAGTACAAAGCATACAGTGCTGCTGATGGCCGTGAGAGAGAACGGTATGGTAGCGTCACAGGCCACATGA